Proteins encoded in a region of the Manduca sexta isolate Smith_Timp_Sample1 chromosome 9, JHU_Msex_v1.0, whole genome shotgun sequence genome:
- the LOC115455011 gene encoding fructose-bisphosphate aldolase isoform X2 translates to MSTYFQYPTPELQEELKKIAQAIVAPGKGILAADESTGTMGKRLQDIGVENTEENRRKYRQLLFSSDPALSENISGVILFHETLYQKADDGTPLVALLEKRGIIPGIKVDKGVVPLFGSEDECTTQGLDDLAQRCAQYKKDGCHFAKWRCVLKIGRNTPSYQAILENANVLARYASICQSQRIVPIVEPEVLPDGEHDLDRAQKVTEVVLAAVYKALSDHHVYLEGTLLKPNMVTAGQSCKKSYTPMDIGRATVTALLRTVPAAVPGVTFLSGGQSEEEASVNLNAINTVDLKRPWALTFSYGRALQASVLRAWAGKQENVVAGQQELLKRAKANGQASQGKYVAGSVTGVGAEAGLFVANHAY, encoded by the exons ATGAGCACCTACTTCCAGTACCCGACTCCCGAGCTGCAGGAGGAGCTCAAGAAGATCGCCCAGGCGATCGTCGCTCCTGGCAAGGGCATCCTTGCCGCCGATGAGTCCACTG GCACAATGGGCAAGCGCCTCCAAGACATTGGCGTTGAGAACACAGAAGAAAACCGTCGCAAGTACCGTCAACTGCTGTTCAGCTCAGACCCG GCCCTCTCCGAGAACATCTCCGGCGTGATCCTGTTCCACGAGACACTTTACCAGAAGGCTGATGACGGCACGCCCCTGGTGGCGCTGCTGGAGAAGCGCGGCATCATCCCCGGCATCAAGGTCGACAAGGGTGTCGTGCCGCTGTTTGGATCTGAAGACGAATGCACTACACAGG GTCTCGACGACCTGGCCCAGCGCTGCGCCCAGTACAAGAAGGACGGCTGCCACTTCGCCAAGTGGCGCTGCGTGCTGAAGATCGGCCGCAACACTCCCTCGTACCAGGCCATCTTGGAGAACGCGAACGTGCTCGCGCGCTACGCGTCCATCTGCCAGAGCCAGCGCATCGTGCCCATTGTGGAGCCCGAGGTGTTGCCTGATG GTGAGCACGACCTGGACCGCGCCCAGAAGGTGACGGAGGTAGTCCTCGCCGCCGTGTACAAGGCGCTCAGCGACCACCACGTGTACCTCGAGGGTACTCTGCTCAAACCCAACATG GTAACCGCCGGCCAGTCGTGCAAGAAGTCCTACACCCCCATGGACATCGGCCGCGCCACCGTCACCGCTCTGCTCAGGACCGTGCCCGCCGCCGTTCCCG GAGTCACCTTCCTCTCGGGAGGTCAGTCTGAAGAAGAGGCCTCCGTGAACCTGAACGCCATCAACACCGTGGATCTGAAGAGGCCGTGGGCCCTCACGTTCAGCTACGGTCGCGCCCTCCAGGCCTCCGTGCTGCGCGCGTGGGCCGGCAAGCAGGAGAACGTGGTCGCTGGCCAGCAGGAGCTGTTGAAGCGTGCTAAG GCCAACGGCCAGGCGTCGCAGGGCAAATACGTGGCCGGATCCGTAACAGGTGTGGGCGCTGAAGCCGGTCTGTTTGTCGCTAACCACGCATACTAA
- the LOC115455011 gene encoding fructose-bisphosphate aldolase isoform X3 produces the protein MSTYFQYPTPELQEELKKIAQAIVAPGKGILAADESTGTMGKRLQDIGVENTEENRRKYRQLLFSSDPALSENISGVILFHETLYQKADDGTPLVALLEKRGIIPGIKVDKGVVPLFGSEDECTTQGLDDLAQRCAQYKKDGCHFAKWRCVLKIGRNTPSYQAILENANVLARYASICQSQRIVPIVEPEVLPDGEHDLDRAQKVTEVVLAAVYKALSDHHVYLEGTLLKPNMVTAGQSCKKSYTPMDIGRATVTALLRTVPAAVPGVTFLSGGQSEEEASVNLNAINTVDLKRPWALTFSYGRALQASVLRAWAGKQENVVAGQQELLKRAKANGLAVQGKYVAGSIPSLAASKSNFANGQASQGKYVAGSVTGVGAEAGLFVANHAY, from the exons ATGAGCACCTACTTCCAGTACCCGACTCCCGAGCTGCAGGAGGAGCTCAAGAAGATCGCCCAGGCGATCGTCGCTCCTGGCAAGGGCATCCTTGCCGCCGATGAGTCCACTG GCACAATGGGCAAGCGCCTCCAAGACATTGGCGTTGAGAACACAGAAGAAAACCGTCGCAAGTACCGTCAACTGCTGTTCAGCTCAGACCCG GCCCTCTCCGAGAACATCTCCGGCGTGATCCTGTTCCACGAGACACTTTACCAGAAGGCTGATGACGGCACGCCCCTGGTGGCGCTGCTGGAGAAGCGCGGCATCATCCCCGGCATCAAGGTCGACAAGGGTGTCGTGCCGCTGTTTGGATCTGAAGACGAATGCACTACACAGG GTCTCGACGACCTGGCCCAGCGCTGCGCCCAGTACAAGAAGGACGGCTGCCACTTCGCCAAGTGGCGCTGCGTGCTGAAGATCGGCCGCAACACTCCCTCGTACCAGGCCATCTTGGAGAACGCGAACGTGCTCGCGCGCTACGCGTCCATCTGCCAGAGCCAGCGCATCGTGCCCATTGTGGAGCCCGAGGTGTTGCCTGATG GTGAGCACGACCTGGACCGCGCCCAGAAGGTGACGGAGGTAGTCCTCGCCGCCGTGTACAAGGCGCTCAGCGACCACCACGTGTACCTCGAGGGTACTCTGCTCAAACCCAACATG GTAACCGCCGGCCAGTCGTGCAAGAAGTCCTACACCCCCATGGACATCGGCCGCGCCACCGTCACCGCTCTGCTCAGGACCGTGCCCGCCGCCGTTCCCG GAGTCACCTTCCTCTCGGGAGGTCAGTCTGAAGAAGAGGCCTCCGTGAACCTGAACGCCATCAACACCGTGGATCTGAAGAGGCCGTGGGCCCTCACGTTCAGCTACGGTCGCGCCCTCCAGGCCTCCGTGCTGCGCGCGTGGGCCGGCAAGCAGGAGAACGTGGTCGCTGGCCAGCAGGAGCTGTTGAAGCGTGCTAAG GCCAACGGTCTGGCAGTGCAGGGCAAATACGTCGCCGGATCTATTCCTTCGCTCGCTGCCAGCAAATCCAACTTT GCCAACGGCCAGGCGTCGCAGGGCAAATACGTGGCCGGATCCGTAACAGGTGTGGGCGCTGAAGCCGGTCTGTTTGTCGCTAACCACGCATACTAA
- the LOC115455011 gene encoding fructose-bisphosphate aldolase isoform X1, which translates to MSTYFQYPTPELQEELKKIAQAIVAPGKGILAADESTGTMGKRLQDIGVENTEENRRKYRQLLFSSDPALSENISGVILFHETLYQKADDGTPLVALLEKRGIIPGIKVDKGVVPLFGSEDECTTQGLDDLAQRCAQYKKDGCHFAKWRCVLKIGRNTPSYQAILENANVLARYASICQSQRIVPIVEPEVLPDGEHDLDRAQKVTEVVLAAVYKALSDHHVYLEGTLLKPNMVTAGQSCKKSYTPMDIGRATVTALLRTVPAAVPGVTFLSGGQSEEEASVNLNAINTVDLKRPWALTFSYGRALQASVLRAWAGKQENVVAGQQELLKRAKANGLAVQGKYVAGSIPSLAASKSNFVKAHAY; encoded by the exons ATGAGCACCTACTTCCAGTACCCGACTCCCGAGCTGCAGGAGGAGCTCAAGAAGATCGCCCAGGCGATCGTCGCTCCTGGCAAGGGCATCCTTGCCGCCGATGAGTCCACTG GCACAATGGGCAAGCGCCTCCAAGACATTGGCGTTGAGAACACAGAAGAAAACCGTCGCAAGTACCGTCAACTGCTGTTCAGCTCAGACCCG GCCCTCTCCGAGAACATCTCCGGCGTGATCCTGTTCCACGAGACACTTTACCAGAAGGCTGATGACGGCACGCCCCTGGTGGCGCTGCTGGAGAAGCGCGGCATCATCCCCGGCATCAAGGTCGACAAGGGTGTCGTGCCGCTGTTTGGATCTGAAGACGAATGCACTACACAGG GTCTCGACGACCTGGCCCAGCGCTGCGCCCAGTACAAGAAGGACGGCTGCCACTTCGCCAAGTGGCGCTGCGTGCTGAAGATCGGCCGCAACACTCCCTCGTACCAGGCCATCTTGGAGAACGCGAACGTGCTCGCGCGCTACGCGTCCATCTGCCAGAGCCAGCGCATCGTGCCCATTGTGGAGCCCGAGGTGTTGCCTGATG GTGAGCACGACCTGGACCGCGCCCAGAAGGTGACGGAGGTAGTCCTCGCCGCCGTGTACAAGGCGCTCAGCGACCACCACGTGTACCTCGAGGGTACTCTGCTCAAACCCAACATG GTAACCGCCGGCCAGTCGTGCAAGAAGTCCTACACCCCCATGGACATCGGCCGCGCCACCGTCACCGCTCTGCTCAGGACCGTGCCCGCCGCCGTTCCCG GAGTCACCTTCCTCTCGGGAGGTCAGTCTGAAGAAGAGGCCTCCGTGAACCTGAACGCCATCAACACCGTGGATCTGAAGAGGCCGTGGGCCCTCACGTTCAGCTACGGTCGCGCCCTCCAGGCCTCCGTGCTGCGCGCGTGGGCCGGCAAGCAGGAGAACGTGGTCGCTGGCCAGCAGGAGCTGTTGAAGCGTGCTAAG GCCAACGGTCTGGCAGTGCAGGGCAAATACGTCGCCGGATCTATTCCTTCGCTCGCTGCCAGCAAATCCAACTTTGTCAAAGCGCATGCTTATTAA
- the LOC115452350 gene encoding fructose-bisphosphate aldolase, which translates to MTTYFSYPDPELQEELKKTAEAIVAPGKGILAVDEANEGIGKLLAAIGLENTETNRRRYRQLLFTSDVALSDHISAVILFDETVYQKTDEGTLFLELLKKKNIIPGIKVDRDVGPLFCSEDEVTTQGLDDLAQRCAEYKKQGCRFAKWRCPLKISDNTPSVQAINDMAQVLARYASICQSQGLVPIVEPDVLLDGNHDIIRTQKVTEAALAALYKALNDHHVFLEGTLIKPNMVTPGQGCSKRNTPEEIAVATVTALLRGVPAAVPGIVFLSGGQSEEEATLNLNAINQVASKKPWVLTFSYGRALQASVWKIWAGKDENVAKAQQELIKRAKANGLASLGKYKAGAIESAAADKSNYSANHKY; encoded by the exons ATGACTACCTACTTCTCATACCCTGACCCTGAGCTCCAGGAGGAGTTAAAAAAGACTGCTGAAGCAATCGTCGCGCCCGGTAAAGGCATCCTGGCCGTCGATGAAGCAAATG AGGGTATTGGAAAGCTCCTGGCTGCGATCGGTTTAGAGAACACGGAAACCAACAGGAGGAGATACCGCCAGCTGCTTTTTACTTCAGATGTC GCATTATCCGATCACATCTCAGCAGTGATACTCTTCGACGAGACGGTATACCAGAAGACAGATGAGGGCACACTATTCCTCGAACTGTTGAAGAAGAAGAACATAATACCTGGCATTAAAGTAGATAGAGATGTTGGGCCGTTGTTCTGTTCTGAAGACGAGGTTACTACACAAG gtCTCGATGACTTAGCCCAAAGATGTgctgaatataaaaaacaaggATGCCGTTTTGCGAAATGGCGCTGTCCTCTCAAAATCAGTGACAACACTCCATCAGTGCAAGCGATCAACGACATGGCTCAAGTGTTAGCACGATACGCTTCCATTTGCCAAAGTCAGGGTTTAGTTCCTATCGTAGAGCCTGACGTTTTATTGGATG GTAATCACGATATAATCAGAACGCAGAAAGTGACAGAAGCTGCCTTAGCTGCTTTGTACAAGGCTTTGAATGACCACCACGTATTCTTGGAAGGCACTTTGATAAAGCCGAATATG GTAACACCAGGTCAAGGATGTTCTAAACGAAACACCCCGGAGGAGATTGCAGTTGCAACTGTCACCGCACTTCTTAGAGGAGTCCCTGCAGCTGTTCCAG GAATAGTATTTCTCTCTGGTGGGCAGTCCGAAGAAGAAGCCACGTTGAACTTGAATGCAATTAACCAGGTGGCTTCGAAAAAGCCTTGGGTACTAACATTCAGTTACGGACGAGCTCTCCAAGCGTCTGTTTGGAAGATCTGGGCTGGAAAGGACGAGAACGTTGCCAAAGCTCAGCAAGAATTAATCAAAAGGGCTAAG GCGAATGGACTAGCATCTCTTGGGAAGTATAAAGCTGGAGCGATAGAGTCAGCGGCTGCCGATAAATCGAACTACAGTGCTAACCACAAATATTAA